Proteins encoded in a region of the Trichosurus vulpecula isolate mTriVul1 chromosome 9, mTriVul1.pri, whole genome shotgun sequence genome:
- the GNAT1 gene encoding guanine nucleotide-binding protein G(t) subunit alpha-1 — MGAGASAEEKHSRELEKKLKEDAEKDARTVKLLLLGAGESGKSTIVKQMKIIHQDGYSLEECLEFIAIIYGNTLQSILAIVRAMTTLNIQYGDSARQDDARKLMHMADTIEEGTMPKEMSDIIQRLWKDSGIQACFDRASEYQLNDSAGYYLSDLERLVTPGYVPTEQDVLRSRVKTTGIIETQFSFKDLNFRMFDVGGQRSERKKWIHCFEGVTCIIFIAALSAYDMVLVEDDEVNRMHESLHLFNSICNHRYFATTSIVLFLNKKDVFTEKIKKAHLSICFPDYDGPNTYEDAGNYIKVQFLELNMRRDVKEIYSHMTCATDTQNVKFVFDAVTDIIIKENLKDCGLF, encoded by the exons ATGGGGGCTGGAGCCAGTGCTGAGGAGAAACACTCAAGGGAAttggaaaagaaactgaaggaagatGCTGAGAAGGATGCCAGGACAGTGAAGCTGCTTCTGCTGG GTGCTGGTGAATCGGGAAAAAGCACCATCGTGAAGCAGATGAA AATTATCCATCAAGATGGTTACTCCCTGGAGGAGTGCCTGGAGTTTATCGCTATCATTTATGGCAACACCCTGCAGTCCATTCTGGCCATTGTCCGGGCCATGACAACCCTCAACATCCAGTATGGAGACTCGGCCAGACAA GATGATGCAAGGAAGCTAATGCATATGGCCGACACCATTGAGGAGGGCACAATGCCCAAGGAGATGTCCGACATCATTCAACGGCTGTGGAAGGACTCAGGCATCCAGGCCTGCTTTGACCGAGCCTCTGAATACCAGCTCAATGACTCTGCAGGATA CTACCTCTCAGACCTGGAGCGTCTGGTGACACCTGGCTATGTGCCCACGGAGCAGGATGTGCTAAGGTCCCGAGTCAAGACAACAGGCATCATTGAGACCCAATTCTCCTTCAAGGACCTCAACTTCAG AATGTTTGACGTGGGAGGCCAACgctcagagaggaaaaaatggatacaCTGCTTCGAAGGTGTCACCTGCATCATCTTCATTGCGGCTCTCAGCGCCTATGATATGGTGCTGGTGGAAGATGACGAAGTG AACCGGATGCATGAGAGTCTCCACCTGTTCAACAGCATCTGTAACCACCGTTACTTTGCCACAACATCCATTGTCTTGTTCCTTAACAAAAAGGATGTTTTCACTGAGAAGATTAAGAAGGCCCACCTCAGCATCTGCTTCCCTGACTATGATG GCCCCAACACCTACGAAGACGCAGGGAACTACATTAAGGTACAGTTCCTGGAGCTGAACATGCGGCGGGACGTGAAGGAGATTTACTCGCACATGACTTGCGCCACAGATACCCAGAACGTCAAGTTCGTATTCGACGCGGTCACTGACATCATCATTAAGGAGAACCTGAAGGACTGCGGCCTCTTCTGA